In Streptomyces nojiriensis, the sequence GGGACCCGCACAGTTTTCCGTTCGGCCTGCGGGATAGGTTTCGCGCATGGGTCATCAGGGCGGTCGCGGCGAGCGGCAGATCAGTTCGGTATTCCTCGGCATCTTCGCGATCATGGCCGTCACGGGCTGGGCGGTGTGGACGGGGTACGCGGCGAGCCCCGGACTGGCCGTGTTCCTCTTCGTGACGTCGGCGTGGATCGTCTCCCTGTGCCTGCACGAGTACGCGCACGCCCGCACCGCCCTGCACGGCGGTGACCTCACGGTGGGCGCCAAGGGTTACCTGACGCTGAATCCGCTCAAGTACACGCACGCGCTCCTCAGCATCGTGCTGCCGGTGATCTTCGTGATCCTGGGCGGCATCGGCCTGCCCGGCGGCGCGGTGTTCATCGAGCGGGGCCGGATCCAGGGCCGCTGGAAGCACAGCCTCATCTCGGCGGCGGGCCCGCTGACCAATGTGGCCTTCGCCGTCGTGTGCACGGCCCCCTTCTGGCTGGACGCCCTCGACGGGGTGCCGCTGGCGTTCCGCTACGCGCTCGCCTTCCTCGCCATGCTGCAGGTCTCGGCGGCGATCCTGAACTTCCTGCCGGTACCCGGCCTGGACGGCTACGGGGTCATCGAGCCCTGGCTGTCCTACCGGGTGCGCCGCGAGATGGAGCCGCTGGCGCAGTTCGGCCTGCTGGCCGTGTTCGCACTGCTGTGGATCCCGGGGGTCAACGCGTTCTTCTTCGGCGCGGTGGACGGCCTGATGTCCGCGCTCGGCGTGTCGGACCTGGAGACGTACTGCGGCCGCGACCTCTACAGCTTCTGGCGGGACACCGACGGCTTCTGCGCCGTCCCGCAGGACTGACGGCCCGGGGCCGGGCGGGGACCGTAGCGGCCCGAGCCGCCCACCCGATCAAATGTCAGTGCGATCTGCTATCCCTTTCGGGAACACTGCGACTGATCCGATCGATCAACAGCATTGATCCCAGGGGGGACTTCGCACCCATGACACCCAAGGCACGCTTACACGCCCTGCCCGCGGCGGCCCTGTCGCTGGCGCTCGGCCTGGCCGCCGCGGCGCCGGCTTCAGCCGCCGCCGACCCGGCGGCGCCCACGGTCACGGCGCCCCGCACCGGCCCGGCCCCCGGGTTCGCCGGCGAGGACCAGCGGTCCGACTGCTACACCGACCCGTACACAGGATCCGGAGCCGGCTGGATCGGCCTGAACGACGTCACCACCAAGGTCACCGCCGCTTCGCCGTCCCATGCCCAGCTGCAGACGACGTTCCAGCTGTGGGACACCTCGTACGGGGGCAAGCGCACCGACTTCCCGACCTCGTGGTCCACCTACCCCGAGGCCACCACGCACCTCTCCCGCGACCTGCTGAAGGACGGCGGCCAGTACGCATGGCGGGCCCGGGCCACCGACGGGAAACTGACCAGCCCTTACACGGCCTGGTGCTACTTCCGCGTGGACCACACCCAGCCCACCGCCGAGGTCACCACGGACGAGACCCCCAAGAAGGTCGGCGAGGAGGCCACCTTCACCCTGAAGGGGACCGACACCGGCTCGGGGATCGCCTGCGCCCGCTGGCAGACGACCCCGGTCTTCGGCGTCGGCTGGAGCTGCGCGGACGAGGCGACCGACTCCCGCGTCGTCCGGCTGACGGACGGCTCGGCCGACATCAAGGTCAAGCCGGCCACCTGGGGCAGCCAGGCGGTGTACCTCCAGACGATGGACAACGCGGGCAACCTCGGACAGGCGCAGGCGTACTACTACGCGCAGCCCGCCACCAAGCCCGCCGCCTTCGGCGACATCGACGCCGACGGAAAGCCGGACGTCCTCGTCCCGGACGCGGCGGGCAACCTCCGCAAGCGGGGCGCGAACCCGCTGGACCCCGCGAACGCCCACCGCATGGCCGCCCCGGGCGGCGGCGAGAGCTGGGCCGGCGTCCAGTACACCCACCGAGGGTCCTTCAGGGGTCAGACCGTCGACGACCTACTGGCCCATGCCCCCGGCGGGGAGTACCTCTACCAGTTCAGGAACGACGGCGCGGGACGCTTCACGGGGCAGGCTCCGATGCACATCGAGAAGCCCACCGCGTGCGTGGACGCGGCAGGTTCGGTCATCGACTGCGCTCGGCACGGCTTCGGTCCGGACTGGTCGAAGGTCAAGCAGATCGCCGCATACGGATCGCCCACCGGCGACAGCACGGTAGGTGGCTTCCTGCCGCTCAGCTCCCTGTTGTTCGTCGAGAACGGGCGGCTGTGGCTCGCGAAGCCGAGCGGCATGGAACTGCCGACGGCCACGCTGCTCTCCGGTAACAACACCCGTTGGGGCGGCTACGACCTGCTCACCCCGGGCCGGGCGCAGGGTACGGACTTCCCGACCCTGTGGGCCCGCTCCCGGGCGGACGGCGCGATCCGCGCCTTCTCCGTCAAGGGCACCGCGGACGCACCGGACTTCTCCGCCTTCGTGAACCCGGCCGCCGGGCCGGTCCTGTCCACCCTGACTCCGGCCGCGCACCCGCGCGTCGGCTCCGACGGCGATCTCACGGGTGACGGCCTGCCGGACCTGTGGTCCGCGGACGCCACCGGCAAGGTCACCGTGTTCCCGGGTACGGGCACGACCACCCCGCACCCCGCGGTCACCGGCTTCGGCCCGGCCGCCTGACCTGCCGGAGTTCCTATCCGACCTGGCGCGCGGCGGAGGCCTTCTCGGCCTTCGCCTTGCGCAGGTAGTACCAGGCCATGTTGGACGTGAGGCCGGCCAGCAGCACCCAGACGATCCCGAGGAAGCTGCCCTCGACGAAGGCGATGACGGCCGCGGCCACCGCACAGGCGCAGACGACGATGGCGAAGACGGCAAGGCGGGGCATGGGATGAGCTCCTCGGAAACACTGAACGGGTCGAGCCCCTCCAGTGTCCCCCATGCCCCGCAGTGCTGCCGTAAGGGCGCCGGCGATCCCGTCCGGCCCGTTTCCGGCTTCACCTGATCTTCTGCGCCCCGTGGCACTAGGTTCGGCGGGTACGCGCCGTATCCGGGCGTGACAGAACGGACAGCCCGGCCTGCTCGGCCCGCGACGGACGACGCCGGGCGAGTGGGGGGAGCACGTATGCAGGAGATCTCCAAGGGCGCGAACGTCAGCCTGACCGCCCTCAGCGAGGACGCCGGGGCGGTCGTCGTGAGCCTGGGCTGGACCAGCGCCACCGGAGCCGGCGATGCCGATGTCTCCGTGCTGCTCCTGGACGAGAACGGCAAGATCCGCAGCGAGAACGACTTCTACTTCTACAACCACCCCGCCGCCGCGGACGGAAGCGTCCAGCTCCTCGGCAAGACGCCGACCTCGAACGGCGACGAGGACCGCATCAGCGTGGACCTCACCGCCGTTCCCGAGGACGTGGCGCGGATCGTGGTGGCGGCCAGCCAGTACGGCGGCGCACGCTTCGGGGACCTCGACGATCTGCGGATGACGGTCTCGGACCGGACGGGGGAGCCGCTCGTCGGGTACTCCATCGAGGACGCGGGCGTGGAGACGGCCTTCATCTTCGGTGAGCTGTACCGGCGCGGCGAGGAGTGGAAGTTCCGTGCCGTGGGACAGGGGTACGAGACCGGCCTCACCGGGCTGGCGACGGACTTCGGCATCGACGTACTGGAGGACACCGAGCCTGCGGCGGCGACAGCGCCGGCGGCCGGGCCCGGCGCCGTGCCCGCGCCGCCTGAGGAGGGCGGGGTGGCCGCCGTCCCGGTCCCGGCCGAGGCGCCCGCGACGGCCCCCGAGGCCACGGCGGCGACCGAGGCGGCGGCTGCGTCGGGCGCCACCGTGCCCGCCCAGACCCGCGGCCGCGCACCCCGAACGACGCGGAAGAAGGTCACCCTGCCCAAGGTGGCCAAGAAGTCGCTCGCCGAGAACGACACCTGGCGCACCGCGCGGCTGTTCCCCGTGCCGTCCCTCAAGAGCGACAAGGAGCGCGAGGTCCGGGCGACCTCCGTACTGCTCTCCGTCATGGCGCAGGTGCCCGAGCTGGGCCGCCGCCTCACCGCCGGGTTCGGGGCACCCGCGGGCCGCATGCAGACCTTCACCGAGGTCCCCCTCCCCCACGGCGACACCCCGAAGCGGCCGGACGGGGTGATCCGGGTGGAACGCGCGGGCAAGCTGTGGACGGCGCTCGTGGAGACGAAGACGCACGGCAATCCGCTCAAGGACGAGCAGGTCCAGCAGTACATGGACATCGCGGCGCGCCGCGGCTACGAGGCGGTGATCACGCTCTCCAACGACGTGGCCCTGGACGGCTCGCCCGTGGTCGACGTCAAGATCGACGGGCGGCGCAAGCACAAGGTCAGCCTCTGGCACCTGTCCTGGGCGGAGGTGGCCCACCAGGCCCAGATGCTGATCCGCCACGAGGGCGTCGGCAACGCCGCCCACGCCTGGCTCCTCCAGGAGCTCCTGGAGTACCTCCAGCACGAGAACTCGGGCTGCCACGGATTCCAGAACATGGGTCCCGCCTGGGTGCCCGTGCGCAAGGGCATCGAGGACGAGACCATCAGCCCCGACGACGAGCGCGCCGTCGACGTCGTCGAGAGCTGGGAGCGGCTGATCCGCCAGGTCTGCCTGCGCCTCGGCGGCGAGTTGGGGCAGAAGGCCCTGCCCGTGCAGCGCACCCGGCGCGACAGCGATCCGCGGGCCCGCCGGATCGCGGCGGCCGCGGCCCTGTGCGCCGACGGGAAGCTCTCCGCCGAACTGCGCATCGACGGAACGAGTTCCGTCATCGCCGTCACCGCCGATCTGCGGACCGGCAAGGTCCGGACCTCCGTGGACATCCCGGCCCCGGAGGGCTCGTACCCGCTGGCCACGACGAAGCGGCTGCTGCGGGCGCTGGCCGAGGCGCCGGCGGACCTGCACGTCCAGACGCTGGTGGAGGGCGAGAACGGGCCGCGCGGCACCCTGGAGCGGCTGCGTCCCGAGCCCGGCGACCTGCTGCCCAAGGACGGGGCCGCGCCGACCGGGTTCCGGCTGTCGCTGATCAAGGGGATGGGGAACACCCGGGGCAACACGGAGTCCGGTTTCATCCGCGGCGTCGACGGCGCGGTCGACCGCTTCTACCACGGTGTGGTGGCCCACCTGGGCGCCTTCGAGGCGCGCGGCGGCCGCCGGAGCTGATCCGCGTGCCTGGCGGTCCGGTCCCGGCCCGGGAGGGGCGGGACCGGACGGACCGGATCAGACGTCCGTGACGCGCAGGCCCGCGTGGGCCTTGTAGCGGCGGTTGGTGGAGATCAGGTTGGCCACCAGCGACTCGACCTGGTGGGCGTTGCGCAGGCGGCCGGCGAAGACGCCGCGCATGCCCGGGATGCGGGCGGCCAGGGCCTGGACGATGTCGGTGTCGGCGCGGACCTCGCCGAGGACCATCACGTCGGTGTCGATCTCGTCGATCGACTCGTCCTGGAGCAGGACGGCCGAGAGGTGGTGGAAGGCGGCGGTCACCCGGGAGTCCGGGAGCAGGGCGGCGGCCTGCTGGGCGGCGCTGCCCTCTTCGACCTGGAGGGCGTAGGCGCCCTGCTTGTCGAAGCCGAGCGGGTTGACGCAGTCCACCACGAGCTTGCCCGCGAGGTCCTCGCGCAGCGCTTCGAGGGTCTTGGCGTGGCCCTCCCACGGCACCGCGATGATGACGATGTCGCTGCGGCGCGCGCACTCGGCGTTGTCCGCGCCCTCCACGCCGAGGCCCAGTTCGTCGGCCGCGGTCTGCGCGCGGTCGGCGGCGCGGGAGCCGATGATCACCTTCTGGCCGGCCCTGGCGAGCCGGTAGGCCAGGCCCCGGCCCTGGTCACCGGTGCCGCCGAGGACGCCGACGACGAGGCCGGACACGTCCGGCAGCTCCCACGGGTCCTTGACCGGCGGCTTCTGCGTGTTGTCTGAGGAAGTCATGGGGGCGAGGGTACTGCCGGGTAGCCCACAGTCGAAGGGTGGTGAAGGGGAAGGAACCGCTCCCCGTGTCGCCCGCATGGTGCAGGATGCCGATATGGACGCCGTGAGGGTCGCGCTGCTGCGCGAGGTGCTCGCCGGTACGCAGTGGCCGGGAGACGCGCGCCGCTTCGCCGGATCGCTGCGCCGGTCCGTCGTACCGGCCGGCGGTCACCTGCTGCTGGTGGGGACCGAGGGCTACGAGCCCTGGCATCTGGCGGCGCACCTGGTGGACGAAGCCGCCTGGTCGGGCCTGCCGGAGCTGGCGCCCACGCTCGTACGCCACCACGTGCGGCCCGGGGAGCCGCCGCACCTCTCGGTGGGGCTGGGCCGGCTGGCGGCGGCCCGGCGCGGGCACACGCTGCTGGTGGTGGCGCCCGGAACGCCGGGTGCGGGACTGCTGGAGCGCGTCCACGACGCGCGGCGCGCGGGGGCGACCGTACTGTCCCTGGACGGCGGGGACCCGGATCTGGGCGCGCTCGCCCACGACGGGCTGTCGGTACCGGCACCGGTGCCGGACGACGGAATGGACCTGGACACCGTGCAGCACCTGGTCAGCGCGGCGGCCGGGGAGAACACGCCGCCGGTGCGGCGCGGACCGCGCCGGTTCGGGGACCGGCTGGCGCGGCTGGCCGACCACCTGACCGCGCCGCCGCCCAGCCGCTGGTGAGGCCTACGCCCCGCCCGTGCCGGTGGTGCCCTCTTCGTCCTCGCGGGTCCTGTCGTTCCACTTGGGGTCGTTCTGCCATTCCAGGTTGCGTTCCTGCGCCGTCTCCATGGCGTGGTTCGCCTCCTCCGGGGTGCCGTACGGACCGAACCGGTCCTTCGCCGGGCAGTCGGGGCCTTCCTCGACCTTCTTGTGGACCAGGCAGTAGTACCACTCGCCGGGTTTGCCCACCTGACGCTTCTTGAACAGGGCCATCGTCGTCGGGCTCCTCTCGTACCGCTCTATCCCGCCATGCTGCCCCATCCCCGCTGGATACACTCGCTCGCATGTCTGGCCAGTCGCTGCTCGTACCAGGCGAGCTCTCTCCCGTCCGTTCCGTTCCCGGAAACATCCGCCGGCCCGAGTACGTGGGCAAGCCCGCGCCCGCTCCGTACACCGGACCGGAGGTGCAGACCGCCGAGACCATCGAGGCCATGCGCATCGCCGGCCGGATCGCCGCCCAGGCGATGGAAGAGGCCGCGAAGCTGATCGCGCCGGGGGTGACCACCGACGAGCTCGACCGGGTCGCCCACGCGTACATGTGCGACCACGGGGCCTACCCCTCGACGCTCGGCTACCGGGGCTTCCCGAAGTCGCTGTGCTCCTCCGTGAACGAGGTCATCTGCCACGGCATCCCCGATTCCACCGTCCTGCGCGACGGTGACATCGTGAACCTCGACGTGACCGCGTACATCGGCGGCGTGCACGGCGACAACAACGCGACCTACCTGTGCGGGGAGGTGGACGAGGAGTCGCGGCTGCTGGTGGAGCGCACCCGGGAGGCACTGAACCGGGCCATCAAGGCCGTCAAGCCGGGCCGCCAGATCAACATCATCGGCCGGGTCATCGAGTCGTACGCGAAGCGCTTCGGCTACGGCGTGGTCCGGGACTTCACCGGCCACGGCATCAACACCTCCTTCCACTCGGGCCTGATCGTCCCGCACTACGACAGCCCGCACGCCACCACCGTCATCGAGCCCGGCATGACCTTCACCATCGAGCCGATGCTGACGCTGGGCACCCACGAGTACGACATGTGGGAGGACGGCTGGACGGTCGTCACGAAGGACCGCAAGCGGACCGCGCAGTTCGAGCACACGCTGGTGGTCACGGACTCCGGCGCGGAAATCCTGACCCTCCCCTAGCCGTTCCGGCCGCCTCCACGGAGGCGAACGGGGCCGGGCCCGGTGCACCTGTGCACCGGGCCCGGCCCTGTTTTCCCGTGCACTGCCCGAGGGCTACGCGCTGAGCGGGAACTCCTCGCCCAGCTCCCGGAAGACCGCGCCGTTGAAGTCGAAGGCGCGCTTGCACTCGTCGATGATGCGCTGCTTCTCCAGGTCGTCCGCCGCTATGGCGTCCAGCAGCTCGCGGTAGGTCCGCTTGAAGGCCGCCGGGTTGGAGATGTCCGCGAAGACGTAGAACCGGACGCCGTCGCCCTTGCGCTCGAAGCCCCAGGTGCGCTCCGCCTTGTCGCGGATGATCTGGCCGCCGGAGAGGTCGCCCAGGTAGCGGGTGTAGTGGTGG encodes:
- a CDS encoding site-2 protease family protein, which translates into the protein MGHQGGRGERQISSVFLGIFAIMAVTGWAVWTGYAASPGLAVFLFVTSAWIVSLCLHEYAHARTALHGGDLTVGAKGYLTLNPLKYTHALLSIVLPVIFVILGGIGLPGGAVFIERGRIQGRWKHSLISAAGPLTNVAFAVVCTAPFWLDALDGVPLAFRYALAFLAMLQVSAAILNFLPVPGLDGYGVIEPWLSYRVRREMEPLAQFGLLAVFALLWIPGVNAFFFGAVDGLMSALGVSDLETYCGRDLYSFWRDTDGFCAVPQD
- a CDS encoding FG-GAP repeat domain-containing protein, with amino-acid sequence MTPKARLHALPAAALSLALGLAAAAPASAAADPAAPTVTAPRTGPAPGFAGEDQRSDCYTDPYTGSGAGWIGLNDVTTKVTAASPSHAQLQTTFQLWDTSYGGKRTDFPTSWSTYPEATTHLSRDLLKDGGQYAWRARATDGKLTSPYTAWCYFRVDHTQPTAEVTTDETPKKVGEEATFTLKGTDTGSGIACARWQTTPVFGVGWSCADEATDSRVVRLTDGSADIKVKPATWGSQAVYLQTMDNAGNLGQAQAYYYAQPATKPAAFGDIDADGKPDVLVPDAAGNLRKRGANPLDPANAHRMAAPGGGESWAGVQYTHRGSFRGQTVDDLLAHAPGGEYLYQFRNDGAGRFTGQAPMHIEKPTACVDAAGSVIDCARHGFGPDWSKVKQIAAYGSPTGDSTVGGFLPLSSLLFVENGRLWLAKPSGMELPTATLLSGNNTRWGGYDLLTPGRAQGTDFPTLWARSRADGAIRAFSVKGTADAPDFSAFVNPAAGPVLSTLTPAAHPRVGSDGDLTGDGLPDLWSADATGKVTVFPGTGTTTPHPAVTGFGPAA
- a CDS encoding TerD family protein, with translation MQEISKGANVSLTALSEDAGAVVVSLGWTSATGAGDADVSVLLLDENGKIRSENDFYFYNHPAAADGSVQLLGKTPTSNGDEDRISVDLTAVPEDVARIVVAASQYGGARFGDLDDLRMTVSDRTGEPLVGYSIEDAGVETAFIFGELYRRGEEWKFRAVGQGYETGLTGLATDFGIDVLEDTEPAAATAPAAGPGAVPAPPEEGGVAAVPVPAEAPATAPEATAATEAAAASGATVPAQTRGRAPRTTRKKVTLPKVAKKSLAENDTWRTARLFPVPSLKSDKEREVRATSVLLSVMAQVPELGRRLTAGFGAPAGRMQTFTEVPLPHGDTPKRPDGVIRVERAGKLWTALVETKTHGNPLKDEQVQQYMDIAARRGYEAVITLSNDVALDGSPVVDVKIDGRRKHKVSLWHLSWAEVAHQAQMLIRHEGVGNAAHAWLLQELLEYLQHENSGCHGFQNMGPAWVPVRKGIEDETISPDDERAVDVVESWERLIRQVCLRLGGELGQKALPVQRTRRDSDPRARRIAAAAALCADGKLSAELRIDGTSSVIAVTADLRTGKVRTSVDIPAPEGSYPLATTKRLLRALAEAPADLHVQTLVEGENGPRGTLERLRPEPGDLLPKDGAAPTGFRLSLIKGMGNTRGNTESGFIRGVDGAVDRFYHGVVAHLGAFEARGGRRS
- the npdG gene encoding NADPH-dependent F420 reductase; protein product: MTSSDNTQKPPVKDPWELPDVSGLVVGVLGGTGDQGRGLAYRLARAGQKVIIGSRAADRAQTAADELGLGVEGADNAECARRSDIVIIAVPWEGHAKTLEALREDLAGKLVVDCVNPLGFDKQGAYALQVEEGSAAQQAAALLPDSRVTAAFHHLSAVLLQDESIDEIDTDVMVLGEVRADTDIVQALAARIPGMRGVFAGRLRNAHQVESLVANLISTNRRYKAHAGLRVTDV
- the map gene encoding type I methionyl aminopeptidase; the protein is MSGQSLLVPGELSPVRSVPGNIRRPEYVGKPAPAPYTGPEVQTAETIEAMRIAGRIAAQAMEEAAKLIAPGVTTDELDRVAHAYMCDHGAYPSTLGYRGFPKSLCSSVNEVICHGIPDSTVLRDGDIVNLDVTAYIGGVHGDNNATYLCGEVDEESRLLVERTREALNRAIKAVKPGRQINIIGRVIESYAKRFGYGVVRDFTGHGINTSFHSGLIVPHYDSPHATTVIEPGMTFTIEPMLTLGTHEYDMWEDGWTVVTKDRKRTAQFEHTLVVTDSGAEILTLP